NNNNNNNNNNNNNNNNNNNNNNNNNNNNNNNNNNNNNNNNNNNNNNNNNNNNNNNNNNNNNNNNNNNNNNNNNNNNNNNNNNNNNNNNNNNNNNNNNNNNNNNNNNNNNNNNNNNNNNNNNNNNNNNNNNNNNNNNNNNNNNNNNNNNNNNNNNNNNNNNNNNNNNNNNNNNNNNNNNNNNNNNNNNNNNNNNNNNNNNNNNNNNNNNNNNNNNNNNNNNNNNNNNNNNNNNNNNNNNNNNNNNNNNNNNNNNNNNNNNNNNNNNNNNNNNNNNNNNNNNNNNNNNNNNNNNNNNNNNNNNNNNNNNNNNNNNNNNNNNNNNNNNNNNNNNNNNNGAAAGTCTCTGAGCTctcaatttgttttaattaaaaaagaaaaagaaaaactttaatTTAGTAAAATCATAGAAAGCTATTTTTGGTAAATGGAAGCCTAAACTttaccggctaaccccctcaaAGACAAGAAAATATGTCTCTCTTTCCTTGCGGATACTCAAAAACAATGTCCAAACTTTTGAACCATAaaccaaatccaagaaaaaCAACATTCCTAGGCAAAGAGACAACAACATACATCATCATTTTTAAGATTATCTTGGTTATTAGATCGTTAGGTGagaccaaaacaacaacaagaacagcaGCTCCTCTACTTCTCCTTAACCCATGACTGCTGTTCTATTTCTCTGCTTCATCCTCCTCTGTATCTTATTCACCTCTTCTTTGCAACACGTTAGTGAATCAGAGCCGCTCGTGCGGTTCAAGAGCTCAGTAAATATAACTAAAGGAGACTTGAATTCATGGAGAACAGGAACCGATCCTTGCAATGGAAAATGGTTTGGGATCTATTGCCAAAAGGGTCAAACAGTTTCAGGCATTCATGTCACCCGGCTCGGTCTCTCCGGGACCATCAATGTAGAAGATTTAAAGGATCTCCCAAATCTAAGGACGATCAGGCTTGACAACAATCTCCTCTCAGGTCCACTCCCTCCTTTCTTCATGTTACATGGCTTGAAATCGCTTTTGCTCTCCAACAATAGCTTTTCCGGTGAAATTTCTGACGATTACTTCAAGGAAACCCCACAGCTCAAGCGGGTTTTTCTCGATAACAACCGGCTATCTGGAAAAATCCCCTCTTCTTTGATGCAGCTATCAGGTCTTGAGGAGCTTCACATGCAAGGCAACCAGTTCTCGGGTGAGATACCTCCTCCTGCAGAGGGCAACACAATTCTAAAATCTCTCGACCTCTCCAACAATAACCTGGAGGGAGAGATCCCAAAAAGCATTGCCGAGAGGAAGAATCTAGAGATGAAATTTGAAGGGAATCAGAAGCTTTGCGGGCCACCTCTGAGTACAAAATGTGAGGATAAACCTTCATCAACAGGAGAGAAGAATGAGGTTACGACGAAAGCTATCTTTAtggtcattttgtttcttttgatattcTTGATTGTGGTGGCGATCATAAcaagatggaagaaaaagagGCAGCCCGAGTTTAGAATGCTCGGCAAGGACCATCTAAGCGATCAAGAAAGCGTGGAAGTCCGTGTACCTGACTCAATAAAGAAGCCTATCGAGTCAAGCAAGAAGAGGAGTAACACAGACGGTTCCTCAAAAAAAGGTTCATCACATGGGAAAGGTGGAGGTGGGGGTCCAGGAGGAGGAGGCATGGGAGACATTATTATGGTTAATAGCGAGAAAGGTTCCTTTGGTTTACCCGATCTCATGAAGGCTGCAGCTGAGGTGCTAGGAAACGGTAGCCTTGGATCGGCCTATAAAGCAGTGATGGCTAATGGATTATCTGTGGTTGTGAAGAGGATTAGGGATATGAATAAACTTGCGCGTGATGCATTTGATATTGAGATGCAACACTTCGGGAAAATTCGTCACCCTAACGTTCTAACCCCTTTAGCTTATCACTATCGTCGAGAAGAGAAGCTTGTCGTCTCTGAATATATGCCTAAGAGTAGTCTACTCTATGTTTTGCACGGTATTACAACATTTTTGCTTTTCtcgattgattgatttttagATGCATACTTTTACATTTACCATGAAACCTTTTttaaatcctttttttctttttgaaaatttcaggGGATCGCGGGGTTTATCACTCAGAGCTAACTTGGGCAATAAGGTTGAAAATCATACAAGGAGTGGCGCGTGGAATGGACTTTTTGCATGAGGAGTTTGCGTCCTACGATCTCCCACATGGAAATCTAAAATCCAGTAACGTTCTACTAAGTGAAACCTATGAGCCATTGATTAGCGACTACGCTTTCCTCCCACTTCTTCAGCCTAATAACGCCTCACAAGCTTTGTTCGCATTTAAATCCCCTGAGTTCGTACAAAACCAGCAAATTTCCCCAAAATCAGACGTATATTGTCTTGGAATTATCCTTCTTGAGGTCATGACAGGGAAATTTCCTTCTCAATACCTAAATAATGGTAAAGGGGGGACCGATATAGTTGAGTGGGTGCAATCTTCTATCGCAcaacataaagaagaagagctaataGATCCAGAGATAGCAATTAATACTGATTCGATGCAGCAAATGGTGGAATTGTTGCAGATCGGGGCTGTGTGTATCGCAAGTAACCCGAACGAGAGACAAAACATGAAGGAGATTGTTAGAAGGATAGAACGAGTGACACTTTGAGGAGATTCAGAAATGTAAACGCAACCTTTGGAATCTGTAGATAAACAAACAATGAGGAAAATGGTATGTTGCGTAAATAGGAATGAAACATTATTTTCCTCTAGCTCAATTGAAACAACatggatttttttgttgtgtgtgttcaTTAGGAAGAGGCAAAGACccaattttttgttgtttcatagcttttttttctttttatttgttttttgacttTCTCCACTTTTCTTTGTCAAAATTACGTTACGTAATCATCTTAGTAGCTTTATTTCTTCAAGAAACTTTGATGTATATAAGTCCATGTTTGTGTTATATAAGATGGATTTTTATACAAAAGAACCATGAACatgtattagatatatttttgttcgaTTTCAAAAAATAGTTCAATGTGGAAATACTTGATCTAAATAGAGTTTTGCATAATAACTATTGATAGCAGGATTTTCACTCACGGTATCAATtgcctatgcagttgtagtacaatgggttatcaatccaaatggttgttatgctagcagataagatgtgatctgaacaatgcaagtcaagccaagtaatAATAGGGGT
The sequence above is drawn from the Camelina sativa cultivar DH55 chromosome 4, Cs, whole genome shotgun sequence genome and encodes:
- the LOC104780216 gene encoding pollen receptor-like kinase 3, with amino-acid sequence MTAVLFLCFILLCILFTSSLQHVSESEPLVRFKSSVNITKGDLNSWRTGTDPCNGKWFGIYCQKGQTVSGIHVTRLGLSGTINVEDLKDLPNLRTIRLDNNLLSGPLPPFFMLHGLKSLLLSNNSFSGEISDDYFKETPQLKRVFLDNNRLSGKIPSSLMQLSGLEELHMQGNQFSGEIPPPAEGNTILKSLDLSNNNLEGEIPKSIAERKNLEMKFEGNQKLCGPPLSTKCEDKPSSTGEKNEVTTKAIFMVILFLLIFLIVVAIITRWKKKRQPEFRMLGKDHLSDQESVEVRVPDSIKKPIESSKKRSNTDGSSKKGSSHGKGGGGGPGGGGMGDIIMVNSEKGSFGLPDLMKAAAEVLGNGSLGSAYKAVMANGLSVVVKRIRDMNKLARDAFDIEMQHFGKIRHPNVLTPLAYHYRREEKLVVSEYMPKSSLLYVLHGDRGVYHSELTWAIRLKIIQGVARGMDFLHEEFASYDLPHGNLKSSNVLLSETYEPLISDYAFLPLLQPNNASQALFAFKSPEFVQNQQISPKSDVYCLGIILLEVMTGKFPSQYLNNGKGGTDIVEWVQSSIAQHKEEELIDPEIAINTDSMQQMVELLQIGAVCIASNPNERQNMKEIVRRIERVTL